ACAAATATAAACTATAAGAACTATACAAATATAAAATATTTGTATCTTTCGCTTTAACTATGATCACAAGGCGATTACATAAGTGTTTACCCTTTCATTGAACGGAACTACGTATAATTGATTTATACGGTTTTCACATTTCTCAAGATACTTTGACTCCGAAAAAAAAAAATCCTAGTCAGAGATGAATGTTTATATCACTTAACACCgacataaaaatatattttatcaaCATGATTATATTTCTTAATaacatattaatatattaaagaAAATCTTGAGCTTTACAACAAAAGAAGAATTAGTGCCTTAACCCGAATTGATTAGTGCCTAATCAATATGCTTAAACAAATCCACATATGGCCGACCATGTACCGCCAATGCTCAATGGATGGTCCACAATCTTCCACTATCTTCTAATCCGACGGCCCATACAGCACCACTAGGAACGAACACTTATCAAAAAACAACGGCCATTATTCCTCCACGTGGCAGTTAGATCGCGTTCTTATAGCATTTGATCCGACGGTAATCCCATATTCTCATCCCAATTCCCTCCATCAAAACCTTTTCCGGTCAACTTATTCACTTTTTCCGGTCATCGGATGTCTCAATTCACCGTCCTTTCACTCACGGCGTTTGATTAGAAGTATAGTTTTCTGTTTTCTGTATTCAAAATTGTTGAATCTgaggtcattttgtcagtttccGGTTGATGATCGTCGATCGATACGTGTTCCGGTCATCGGATGTCGCAATTAACCGTCGTTTCACTCACTGCGTTTGCTTAAAAGTATAGATTTGTGTTTTCTGTATTCAAAACTGTTAAATCGGAGGTGATTTTGTCAGTTTCTGTTTGAATTTGTGCTTCGCTGATGCCTGATGATTGACACGTGTTCCGGTCATCGGATGTTCAATTAACCGTCGTTTCACTCACGGCGTCTGCTTAGAGCTATAGATTTGTATCATCCGTGTCAAATTCTCGTTAACCAGAGGTATTTTATCAGAAGGTTCTTATTGAATTTGATGATCAAGACTTGCAATCGAAAAACTATACAATTATGCGTGTTTTAGCCGTAAATTCGACCTAAATATAGAAATATCTTCTGTTTTTTTGAGCAAAATCAAGTGCGAAAGTGTTTTTGAATCTAGAATTTCGATCTAGAAAGTTCATCGCTTATTTCAGCAGGATCCGATGAATTTGAGCTTCACAGATGATGAACACTTGTGATTCATCAATTATCTCTGCTTCGGAGATATAATCGTTAGCAGAATTCAAGTGTTTGATTGTTTTCTCACAGAATTTCATCTAGAAGAAAGTTCATCggtgattattgtgatatcatcCAGTCAAAACCCTAGGTTTTCATATAACCGTCTACAAAATTCAATTGCAAGTGTTTTTTAACATAATTTATCAGTGATACTGTAATAGCATCGAGTCAAAACCCTAGGATTTGATACAATAGTCTGCAGAATTCAAGTACAATTGACATCATCAAATCAAAACCCTAGGGTTTCAACTTTGAACTTTGAACCGTACGCGACGGAACAATGGCGGATTCCGACAACGAATCCGGCGGAGGCCACAACGATCACTCACTCCGAGAACAAGACCGGTTTCTTCCGATAGCTAACGTAAGCCGGATCATGAAAAAAGCGTTACCGGCGAACGCAAAGATCTCAAAGGACGCAAAGGAGACAGTGCAGGAGTGTGTATCGGAGTTCATCAGTTTCATCACCGGCGAAGCTTCCGATAAGTGTCAGCGAGAGAAACGGAAGACGATCAACGGTGACGATTTGCTCTGGGCGATGACGACGTTAGGGTTTGAGGATTACGTTGAGCCGTTAAAGGTGTATTTGCAGAGGTTTAGAGATATGGAAGGGGAGAAGACGGCGTTAGCTGGACGTCAGGGTGGTGAAAAAGAAACCGGAAATGGCAGTGTTGTAAATATTGGGAATAATAATCATAATGGAGAAGGTGTGTATGGGGCCCATCATCATCAAGGGGGACAGATGTATGGGTCGGGTAGTTATTACCAAATGGGCCCTAGCCCGTCTGGGAAAATCGGTTCGGGTTATCCGGGGTCTGGCCCAGTAAATGGAAGGCCCAGATAGATAGTCCACTGGGTCGGGTAGATATTATCAAATGGGTCCAAACCCGTATGGGAAAAGTGGTTTGATTTATCCGGGGTTTGGCCCATATAGATAGTGTGGACTGTTGAATAGTTAATGTTTAAAGTTAAAGCGTTATTTACCTTTTATTTGATTATTTATTAGTGAAATAAATAGTTTTAAATAAAGAGTTTTAGCTATTGTTTGTTTTGATCTAATTATTTTGGTGATTAATGAACATATCAGTAAACTTGATAAACGTTTAAATCGTCATTTATGTGAATTGTTACAATTAAATATAGAACTATAGTTTACCGTTCACTGGTTCCCGCCATTTGGTGGAGTGGCACTGGACCTCCAAAGTCGTAAGTTTGAACTTGAGCTGTGTGTTATGTCAGAGAGTCTAAGCTTTTGTGATGGCGCAACATTTGTAAAGTGGTAGTGAGCATTATGGAGTCCTGTGGGGACACGAATCTGAGCAAACACGGTTTCATCTCAACGGTGACGTGCGTTACATTAAAGAGTCTAGGCTTTTCTGGCGGCCCAACATCTGTCAAGTGGCACTCGGCGTTTTGGTTTCCCGTGGGGACACGGAGAGGCCCCGTAAGCCAATGCTATACTGTTGCATGGAAAAACCCGGTGGGTTTCGATCCAGGGCCGACCTCACAAGTCGTGCCTGCTGCTGTCCAATCCCAACCGTCTAGTGGGTGTCGTTTAaaaaatatgtgtgtatatattggG
This genomic stretch from Helianthus annuus cultivar XRQ/B chromosome 8, HanXRQr2.0-SUNRISE, whole genome shotgun sequence harbors:
- the LOC110873566 gene encoding nuclear transcription factor Y subunit B-3 translates to MADSDNESGGGHNDHSLREQDRFLPIANVSRIMKKALPANAKISKDAKETVQECVSEFISFITGEASDKCQREKRKTINGDDLLWAMTTLGFEDYVEPLKVYLQRFRDMEGEKTALAGRQGGEKETGNGSVVNIGNNNHNGEGVYGAHHHQGGQMYGSGSYYQMGPSPSGKIGSGYPGSGPVNGRPR